GAGGCGAAGTTGAAGATCCAACGCCCGCTCGCCACGGCGCTCGCCTTCGGCATCAAGACCGACACGAACAGCCTGACCCGCTCGGCGGCGCACCAGGACGTGGAGGCCTACGCCTACCTGTTGCCGCGGACGAACATGCAGGCGCTCCGGCAGATCGAGTACGAGAGGATCTCGCGGAGCGATCTCGGGCTGATCGCGCGCGCGATCGCGAACGTGCAGATCCGGAGGAAATTCCTTTACGTCTTTCTCGAAGGGCCGGTTCCGCCGGACAGCCTGGTGATCCTGGCGGATATCTTCATCGGCGTGGAGAACATCTCCGTCGTGGCGGTGGGGAGCACTTACCGGAATCGGATCGTGGTGATTCATCGGGGGAGGGGCGCGCGGGTGGATGTGGGCCGGATCGCGCGGGAAGCCTTCTCCGAGGTCGGTAGCGCGGGAGGGCACAAGGTGGCGGCCCGGGCGGAGCTGAGGCTGTCCGATCTGCCCGAGGCGGTCGCCGCCGCCAAGCCGGAGGAAATGGGCGCCTGGGTGAAGAAGAGGATCCTGGCGAACCTGTCGGCGCGGCGGAAGAAGAAGACGGGATGAACGGCCCACCGGAATTGATTCTCGCCTCCACCTCCCCTTACCGCCGGATGTTGATGGAACGGCTCGGCCTCCCCTTCCGGGCGGCGGCGCCCGGGTGCGACGAGGAGGGGCTCGGCCATTTGCCGGCGGGGGAGAGGGCGACGATGCTGGCGGCGCGAAAGGCGGCCGCCGTCTCGTCCCTCTTTCCGGAGGCGGTGGTGATCGGCTCCGACCAGATCGTCGAAGTGGACGGCGAGACGCTCTCCAAGCCGGGGACGCGGGAGCGGGCGCGGGAAGCGCTCCGGCGGCTCCGCGGCCGGGAGCACCGCCTGGTGACCGCCGTGGCGATCGCGCGCGGCGGCGCGGAAGCGCGGATCGAGACGGCGCTCGACGAAGCGTTCCTCGACATGCGCGATCTGACCGACGCGGAAATCGAGGCGTACCTCGACCGGGAACACGTTCTCGATTGCGCCGGCGCCTACCGGATCGAGGGGCTCGGCGCCGCTCTTTTCGCGTCCATCCGCACAAACGACCCGACCGGCATCGTCGGCCTCCCCATCACCCGTCTGGTCGATCTTCTCTCTCGCTTCGGAGTGCGCGTGCTCGGCTGATGACGCCGCGCCGCCGGCCGCGCCCTCTTAATAAAAGACCGCCCTCCGCGCGTGAGGGCGGCCTTTTTCTATCCTGTTTGTCCTTCGCGCGGCGTCAGCGCACCAGATTCAGCTTCTCCGTGGTTCGGGACCCTTCGCTCACCGCGTGGGCGAAGTAGACGCCGCT
This portion of the Candidatus Eisenbacteria bacterium genome encodes:
- the maf gene encoding septum formation protein Maf, with the protein product MNGPPELILASTSPYRRMLMERLGLPFRAAAPGCDEEGLGHLPAGERATMLAARKAAAVSSLFPEAVVIGSDQIVEVDGETLSKPGTRERAREALRRLRGREHRLVTAVAIARGGAEARIETALDEAFLDMRDLTDAEIEAYLDREHVLDCAGAYRIEGLGAALFASIRTNDPTGIVGLPITRLVDLLSRFGVRVLG
- a CDS encoding DHH family phosphoesterase; the encoded protein is MTYSGKKLRELYKTLAPSDRLLVLMKPDPDALSSAWALKRILTGRVQSCGISHLGDIQRLENRAMVRILKIPTERFDKVNLESYNRFAIVDGQPDQFAHIVLPQIDVVIDHHPVVNAPQVPFADLRPKLGATATIMTRYLQEAKLKIQRPLATALAFGIKTDTNSLTRSAAHQDVEAYAYLLPRTNMQALRQIEYERISRSDLGLIARAIANVQIRRKFLYVFLEGPVPPDSLVILADIFIGVENISVVAVGSTYRNRIVVIHRGRGARVDVGRIAREAFSEVGSAGGHKVAARAELRLSDLPEAVAAAKPEEMGAWVKKRILANLSARRKKKTG